The following proteins are encoded in a genomic region of Pseudodesulfovibrio mercurii:
- a CDS encoding CRISPR-associated helicase/endonuclease Cas3, translating to MAIYAHSRENSDPEEWQLLEEHLRNVADRGADFAAAFGAADWARVLGAFHDIGKRNPRFQQRLTGENTGHADHKGAGARLFENLGTGFGRMAAYCIAGHHGGLPDFHDSGHGTSLGRILERAFVLPGRDVPDGIRPPDWPFTPESGFQCSFFTRMLFSSLVDADFLDTEAFMDAAESGRREPGPALGELRELLDRHLAAFAGEGRINSLRAEILSHCREKAALDPGLFTLTVPTGGGKTLTSMAFALDHALRHGLRRVVYVIPYTSIIEQNARVFRDIFPAGAVIEHHSNFDPRNAFGDEDNARESAGARRHRLACENWDAPVVVTTNVQFFESLFAAKTSRCRKLHNLAGSVIVLDEAQMLPVDFLAPCLRALEELAAHYGCSVVLCTATQPALRREDFAPGLAGLDGRELAPDPARLHEAFRRTELRDLGELELSEVADMVREREQVLCIVNTRARASELFKLVRDEPGARHLSALMCPAHRSERLAEIRGMLRAGEPCRVVSTQLVEAGVDVSFPEVVREMAGLDSITQAAGRCNREGERDEAAPVSVFYPAEGLPRAFSAQAEHAAAVLRGPHGGDPFSPEAIRQYFGLHYWLKRERLDRKRILDALSNERGEWYFRRAADEFRLIDNPMVPLVVPWDGRARELVEALRYAEHPGGILRKLQQYTVQVYERQFRALDEAGAVETVADGCEALCRMEFYDDLFGLRVPGPTDPEYFLA from the coding sequence ATGGCCATCTATGCGCATTCCAGGGAAAACTCGGACCCGGAAGAGTGGCAGCTGCTTGAGGAGCATCTGCGCAATGTGGCGGACAGGGGGGCGGATTTCGCCGCCGCCTTCGGCGCTGCGGATTGGGCGCGGGTCCTCGGGGCGTTCCACGACATAGGCAAGCGGAACCCCCGCTTTCAGCAGAGGCTGACCGGCGAAAACACCGGCCACGCCGACCACAAGGGGGCCGGGGCGCGGCTGTTCGAAAATCTGGGCACCGGTTTCGGGCGCATGGCCGCCTACTGCATTGCCGGGCACCACGGAGGACTGCCGGACTTCCATGATTCCGGCCATGGAACCTCGCTGGGGCGGATCCTTGAACGGGCCTTCGTCCTGCCGGGCCGCGACGTCCCGGACGGCATCCGGCCGCCCGACTGGCCTTTCACGCCGGAAAGCGGCTTTCAGTGTTCCTTTTTCACACGCATGCTCTTCTCCTCCCTGGTGGACGCGGACTTTCTGGACACCGAGGCCTTCATGGACGCGGCGGAGAGCGGTCGTCGCGAGCCCGGTCCTGCGCTCGGCGAGCTGCGCGAACTCCTGGACAGGCACCTGGCCGCGTTCGCCGGGGAGGGGCGCATCAATTCCCTGCGCGCGGAGATCCTGTCCCATTGCCGGGAAAAGGCGGCCCTCGACCCCGGCCTGTTCACCCTGACCGTGCCCACCGGAGGCGGCAAGACCCTGACCTCCATGGCCTTCGCCCTGGATCACGCCCTGCGGCACGGCCTGCGCCGGGTGGTTTACGTCATCCCCTATACCTCCATCATTGAGCAGAACGCGCGTGTTTTCCGGGACATCTTCCCCGCAGGCGCGGTCATCGAGCACCATAGCAACTTCGACCCGCGCAACGCCTTCGGCGACGAGGACAACGCCCGCGAATCCGCCGGAGCCCGCCGCCACCGGCTGGCCTGCGAGAACTGGGACGCCCCCGTGGTCGTGACCACCAACGTGCAGTTCTTCGAGTCGCTGTTCGCGGCCAAAACCTCTCGCTGCCGCAAACTGCACAACCTGGCCGGGTCGGTCATCGTCCTGGACGAGGCCCAGATGCTGCCCGTGGACTTCCTGGCCCCGTGCCTGCGGGCTCTTGAGGAGCTGGCCGCGCACTACGGGTGCAGCGTGGTCCTGTGCACGGCCACCCAGCCCGCCCTGCGCCGAGAGGATTTCGCGCCGGGCCTGGCCGGGCTCGACGGCCGGGAGCTGGCCCCGGACCCGGCCCGGCTGCATGAGGCCTTCCGGCGCACGGAGCTGCGCGACCTCGGCGAACTGGAGCTGTCCGAGGTGGCCGACATGGTGCGGGAGCGGGAGCAGGTCCTTTGCATCGTCAACACCCGCGCCCGCGCGTCCGAGTTGTTCAAGTTGGTCCGTGACGAGCCTGGGGCGCGCCACCTGAGCGCCCTCATGTGCCCGGCCCACCGCTCGGAGCGGCTGGCCGAGATCAGGGGGATGCTGCGCGCCGGGGAGCCGTGCCGGGTGGTCTCCACCCAGCTTGTCGAAGCCGGGGTTGACGTCTCCTTTCCCGAGGTCGTCCGCGAGATGGCCGGGCTCGATTCCATCACCCAGGCCGCCGGGCGGTGCAATCGGGAGGGCGAGCGCGATGAAGCGGCCCCGGTGTCCGTGTTCTATCCGGCCGAAGGGCTGCCGCGTGCCTTTTCGGCCCAGGCGGAGCATGCGGCGGCCGTCCTGCGCGGGCCCCACGGCGGCGACCCGTTCTCGCCCGAGGCCATCCGGCAGTATTTCGGCCTGCACTACTGGCTCAAGCGGGAGCGCCTGGACCGGAAGCGGATTCTGGACGCCCTGAGCAACGAGCGGGGGGAGTGGTATTTCCGTCGGGCGGCGGACGAATTCCGGCTCATCGACAATCCCATGGTCCCGTTGGTCGTGCCCTGGGACGGCCGGGCGCGGGAGCTGGTGGAGGCGCTGCGGTACGCGGAACACCCCGGCGGCATCCTGCGCAAACTCCAGCAGTACACGGTCCAGGTCTACGAGCGCCAGTTCCGCGCCCTGGACGAGGCCGGGGCAGTGGAGACGGTCGCCGACGGGTGCGAGGCGCTCTGTCGGATGGAGTTCTACGACGATCTGTTCGGTCTGCGGGTGCCCGGTCCGACCGATCCGGAGTATTTTTTGGCATAG
- the cas5c gene encoding type I-C CRISPR-associated protein Cas5c: MSGVKLRVWGEYACFTRPEMKVERVSYDVMTPSAARGILEAVYWKPSIRWVVDRIHVMKPIRFDNVRRNEVSAKVPVKGASGVNAAMKGGGEPLRLFIEDNRQQRAALVLRDVEYVIEAHFEYTSAEDRNDGKHLDMFNRRAGKGQCFQRPYLGCREFAAFFEPVEGDVPASPLADEPPRDLGWMLYDLDYRNDMAPLFFRPALEGGVVEVARALEREGVAS, encoded by the coding sequence GTGTCAGGAGTCAAACTCAGAGTCTGGGGAGAGTATGCCTGCTTCACCCGGCCGGAAATGAAGGTGGAGCGCGTCAGTTACGACGTGATGACCCCTTCGGCGGCGCGGGGGATTCTGGAAGCGGTGTACTGGAAGCCGTCCATCCGCTGGGTGGTGGACCGCATCCACGTCATGAAACCCATCCGGTTCGACAACGTGCGCCGCAACGAGGTGTCCGCCAAGGTGCCGGTCAAGGGCGCGTCGGGCGTGAACGCGGCCATGAAGGGCGGAGGCGAGCCGTTGCGCCTGTTCATCGAGGACAACCGCCAGCAGCGGGCCGCCCTGGTCCTGCGCGACGTGGAGTACGTCATTGAGGCGCACTTCGAATACACGTCCGCCGAGGACCGCAACGACGGCAAGCATCTGGACATGTTCAACCGCCGCGCGGGCAAGGGGCAGTGCTTCCAGCGGCCCTATCTCGGCTGTCGTGAGTTCGCCGCGTTTTTCGAGCCCGTGGAGGGCGACGTCCCGGCCTCGCCCCTGGCCGACGAGCCTCCGCGCGACCTGGGCTGGATGCTCTACGACCTTGATTACCGCAACGACATGGCCCCGCTGTTCTTCCGCCCGGCCCTGGAAGGCGGGGTGGTCGAGGTGGCCAGGGCGCTCGAACGCGAGGGGGTGGCCTCATGA
- the cas8c gene encoding type I-C CRISPR-associated protein Cas8c/Csd1, producing the protein MILQALNQYYDRLRADPEADVPEFGFGRQGVHFCLSLDRSGNLAGRPMDLRDEKGRPDRIEVPGPVVRTVGVASNFAWDNTGYVLGDDGGDNPERTARTHAAFKSLADEVLDGVDDEGARALLAFLADWDPARAQELPGWEDMVGLNVVFMLDGEPGFLHDRPAFRQAWREHLAANDEFETGRCLVTGEVGPIPPTHAKIKGVPGAQTAGASLISFNIDAAESYGKKQNLNSPVLERAAFGYATALNHLLAPDSPRKVQVGETTVVFWSDAPGEAEPFFGHAMGGKRAEDDGLTARLEGYLSAVARGKYPEALGRAETPFYVLGLSPNAARLSVRFWHVGTVGEMAENVGEHYRTLALQRRFDSEPEHPSPWQLLKELAPQRDAKNMSPLLFGQLVRSVVQGLPYPQTLLSAAIGRIRADKEVNYLRAAMIKAFLVRNRKQEIPMTLDTTNTNIGYRLGRLFAIVERIQEEAVPGANATVKDRFFASAAATPARIFPIIVKNAQHGLAKIRKDKPGWAVNLDKAIQEIVGGIDAATGFPASMASEKQGMFILGYYQQRQDFYTKKEKNTED; encoded by the coding sequence ATGATCCTCCAGGCCCTGAATCAATATTACGATCGGCTGCGGGCGGACCCCGAGGCGGACGTACCCGAGTTCGGTTTCGGCCGCCAGGGGGTGCATTTCTGCCTGTCCCTGGACCGGTCGGGCAACCTGGCGGGCCGTCCCATGGACCTGCGCGACGAAAAGGGTCGCCCGGACCGCATCGAGGTGCCGGGGCCGGTGGTGCGCACGGTGGGCGTTGCTTCCAATTTTGCCTGGGACAATACCGGTTATGTCCTGGGGGACGACGGGGGAGACAATCCCGAACGCACGGCGAGGACCCATGCGGCCTTCAAGAGCCTGGCCGACGAGGTGCTGGACGGCGTGGACGACGAGGGGGCGCGGGCCCTGCTGGCCTTCCTCGCCGACTGGGACCCGGCGCGGGCCCAGGAACTGCCCGGCTGGGAGGACATGGTCGGGCTCAACGTGGTCTTCATGCTCGACGGCGAGCCCGGTTTCCTGCACGACCGGCCCGCATTCCGCCAGGCTTGGCGTGAACATCTCGCGGCCAACGACGAGTTCGAAACGGGCCGTTGCCTGGTCACCGGTGAAGTCGGGCCCATTCCGCCGACCCACGCCAAGATCAAGGGCGTGCCCGGAGCGCAGACCGCAGGGGCCTCGCTCATTTCCTTCAACATCGACGCGGCCGAGTCCTATGGCAAGAAGCAGAACCTCAACTCCCCGGTCTTGGAACGGGCGGCCTTCGGCTACGCCACGGCGCTCAACCACCTGCTCGCGCCGGACAGTCCGCGCAAGGTCCAGGTGGGCGAGACCACCGTGGTCTTCTGGAGCGATGCGCCGGGCGAGGCCGAACCGTTTTTCGGCCACGCCATGGGCGGCAAGCGGGCCGAGGACGACGGACTGACCGCCCGCCTGGAGGGGTATCTGTCGGCCGTGGCCCGCGGGAAATATCCGGAGGCGCTGGGCAGGGCGGAAACTCCGTTTTACGTGCTCGGCCTGTCGCCCAACGCGGCCCGGCTGTCCGTGCGCTTCTGGCATGTGGGCACCGTGGGAGAGATGGCGGAGAACGTCGGCGAGCACTACCGCACCCTGGCCCTGCAACGCCGCTTCGACAGCGAGCCCGAGCACCCGAGCCCGTGGCAGCTGCTCAAGGAGCTGGCGCCTCAGCGGGACGCGAAAAACATGTCGCCGCTGCTCTTCGGCCAGCTCGTCCGATCCGTGGTCCAGGGGCTGCCCTATCCGCAGACCCTGCTGTCCGCCGCCATCGGCCGCATCCGGGCCGACAAGGAGGTCAACTACCTGCGGGCGGCGATGATCAAGGCCTTTCTCGTTCGCAACAGAAAACAGGAGATTCCCATGACCCTCGATACCACCAACACGAACATTGGCTACCGCCTGGGTCGGCTGTTCGCCATTGTCGAACGCATTCAGGAGGAGGCGGTCCCCGGCGCCAACGCCACGGTGAAGGATCGTTTCTTCGCCTCCGCGGCCGCCACCCCGGCCCGGATCTTTCCGATCATCGTCAAGAACGCTCAGCATGGGCTGGCCAAGATCCGCAAGGACAAGCCGGGCTGGGCGGTCAATCTCGACAAGGCGATACAGGAGATCGTGGGCGGCATCGACGCCGCAACCGGCTTCCCGGCCTCCATGGCCTCGGAAAAGCAGGGCATGTTCATTCTTGGCTACTATCAGCAGCGCCAGGATTTCTACACCAAAAAAGAAAAGAATACGGAGGACTAG
- the cas7c gene encoding type I-C CRISPR-associated protein Cas7/Csd2, translating to MTVINNRYEFVYLFDVENGNPNGDPDAGNTPRIDPETGFGLVTDVCLKRKIRNYVDVVKQGAEGYNIYVAEKGVLSQTREPAYKTEEVQKLKKKDEQIAAARNWMCANFFDVRTFGAVMSTKENNCGQVRGPVQLTFAKSIEPIVPAEVSITRMAVETSKEAEAQEGDNRTMGRKHIVPYGLYRAEGFVSANLAQGDKGTGFSDADLELLWQALGGMFDHDHSAARGKMSPRGLIVFKHQDALGNAPAHKLFEAVTVTRREGDGPARSFTDYAVAVDKGAIPDTVAVDVKF from the coding sequence ATGACCGTCATCAATAACCGCTATGAATTCGTGTACCTGTTCGATGTGGAGAACGGCAACCCCAACGGCGACCCGGACGCGGGCAACACCCCGCGCATCGACCCCGAGACCGGGTTTGGCCTGGTCACTGACGTCTGCCTCAAGCGCAAGATCCGCAACTACGTGGACGTGGTCAAGCAGGGGGCCGAGGGGTACAACATCTACGTGGCCGAGAAGGGCGTGCTTTCCCAGACTCGCGAACCCGCCTACAAGACCGAGGAGGTCCAGAAGCTCAAAAAGAAGGATGAGCAGATCGCGGCCGCGCGCAACTGGATGTGCGCCAACTTCTTCGACGTGCGCACCTTCGGCGCGGTCATGTCCACCAAGGAGAACAATTGCGGCCAGGTGCGCGGGCCGGTGCAACTGACCTTCGCCAAGAGCATCGAGCCCATCGTCCCGGCCGAGGTGTCCATCACCCGTATGGCCGTGGAGACCAGCAAGGAGGCCGAGGCCCAGGAAGGCGACAACCGGACCATGGGCCGCAAGCACATCGTGCCCTACGGTCTGTACCGCGCCGAGGGGTTTGTCTCGGCCAACCTGGCCCAGGGCGACAAGGGGACCGGCTTCTCGGATGCCGACCTGGAACTGTTGTGGCAGGCCCTGGGAGGCATGTTCGATCACGACCACTCGGCGGCCCGGGGCAAGATGAGCCCGCGCGGCCTGATCGTCTTCAAGCACCAGGATGCCCTGGGCAACGCCCCGGCCCACAAGCTGTTCGAGGCCGTGACCGTGACTCGCAGGGAAGGCGACGGCCCGGCCCGTTCCTTCACCGATTACGCGGTCGCCGTGGACAAGGGGGCCATTCCCGACACGGTCGCCGTGGACGTGAAGTTCTAG
- the cas4 gene encoding CRISPR-associated protein Cas4 yields MDRTLPLSALQHYLYCPRQCALIHVEKVWEENRFTAEGRLLHLRADAGGAGRRGGVVQDRAVPLRSDRLGLYGVADVVELRPGPDGREAPYPVEYKRGSPKIEDWDRVQLCAQALCLEEMLGVTVPEGAIFYGKPRRRERVVFDAPLREAVERHCRELHAMIEAAATPEPVPGKLCRGCSLRDACMPGTSRHVESYLQRGLDP; encoded by the coding sequence GTGGATAGGACCCTGCCCCTTTCCGCGTTGCAGCACTATCTGTACTGCCCGAGGCAGTGCGCGCTCATCCACGTGGAAAAGGTCTGGGAGGAAAACCGGTTCACCGCCGAGGGACGGCTTCTGCACCTGCGTGCCGATGCCGGGGGGGCCGGTCGGCGCGGGGGCGTGGTCCAGGACCGGGCCGTGCCCCTGCGCAGCGACCGGCTGGGGCTGTACGGCGTGGCCGATGTGGTCGAGCTGCGGCCCGGGCCGGACGGCCGCGAGGCGCCGTATCCCGTGGAGTACAAGCGCGGCAGCCCCAAGATCGAGGACTGGGACCGGGTCCAACTCTGCGCACAGGCCCTGTGCCTGGAGGAGATGCTCGGCGTGACCGTGCCCGAGGGGGCCATCTTCTACGGCAAGCCCCGCCGCCGGGAACGGGTGGTCTTCGACGCCCCTTTGCGGGAGGCCGTGGAGCGGCATTGCCGCGAACTGCACGCCATGATCGAGGCGGCCGCAACGCCCGAACCCGTGCCGGGCAAGTTGTGCAGGGGCTGCTCGCTCCGGGACGCATGCATGCCCGGCACCTCCCGGCACGTGGAAAGCTATCTGCAAAGGGGGTTGGACCCGTGA
- the cas1c gene encoding type I-C CRISPR-associated endonuclease Cas1c: MKKLLNTLYVTSQGSYLSKDGECVVVRTEDGEKRRFPAHVLGGIVCFGNVLCSPFLLGHCGEKGLAVSFLTERGRYLAGVRGPQSGNVLLRRAQYRLADDPDDASRLARSVIVGKVANSRAVLRRCLRDHGGRVDRDALDRAVAVLDDCAERLRRPVSLDEARGMEGRAANTYFAVFGNLILAEDPAFRFVGRNRRPPLDVANCLLSFIYTLLAHDVRSALEAVGLDPQVGFLHRDRPGRPGLALDVMEEFRPVLADRLVLSLINRGEVRARGFVRKESGAVFMDDDTRKAVLTAWQKRKQDEVMHPFLKERIALGLAFHVQAQLMARAVRGDLDGYPPYFWK; encoded by the coding sequence GTGAAGAAACTGCTGAACACGCTCTACGTCACCTCCCAGGGCAGCTACCTGTCCAAGGACGGCGAGTGCGTGGTGGTGCGCACCGAGGACGGGGAGAAGCGCCGCTTCCCGGCCCACGTGCTGGGCGGCATCGTCTGCTTCGGCAACGTGCTGTGCAGCCCGTTTCTGCTGGGCCACTGCGGTGAAAAAGGGTTGGCCGTCTCGTTTCTGACCGAACGGGGGCGGTATCTGGCCGGGGTGCGCGGTCCGCAGAGCGGCAATGTCCTGCTCCGGCGGGCCCAGTACCGGCTGGCCGACGATCCGGACGATGCGTCGCGCCTGGCCCGGTCGGTCATCGTCGGCAAGGTCGCCAACTCACGGGCCGTGCTCCGTCGGTGTCTGCGCGACCACGGGGGGCGTGTTGACCGCGACGCCCTGGACAGGGCCGTGGCCGTGCTCGACGACTGCGCAGAGCGCCTTCGTCGCCCGGTCTCCCTGGACGAGGCGCGCGGTATGGAAGGACGGGCGGCCAACACCTATTTTGCGGTTTTCGGCAACCTGATCCTCGCGGAGGACCCCGCCTTTCGCTTCGTGGGCCGCAACCGGCGGCCGCCGCTGGATGTGGCCAACTGCCTGCTTTCCTTCATCTACACTCTGCTCGCCCACGACGTGCGTTCCGCCCTGGAGGCGGTGGGGCTCGATCCGCAGGTGGGCTTTCTGCATCGCGACCGGCCGGGCCGTCCGGGGCTGGCCCTGGACGTCATGGAGGAGTTCCGGCCGGTTCTGGCCGACCGGCTGGTTCTGTCACTGATCAACCGGGGCGAGGTGCGCGCCAGGGGCTTCGTGCGCAAGGAAAGCGGCGCGGTGTTCATGGATGACGACACGCGCAAGGCGGTCCTCACGGCCTGGCAGAAACGCAAGCAGGACGAGGTGATGCATCCGTTCCTGAAGGAACGCATCGCGCTCGGCCTGGCCTTTCACGTGCAGGCGCAGCTCATGGCCCGGGCCGTGCGCGGCGACTTGGACGGCTATCCGCCCTACTTCTGGAAGTGA
- the cas2 gene encoding CRISPR-associated endonuclease Cas2 yields the protein MLVLVSYDVSFEEPDGKRRLRKIAKVCENFGQRVQYSVFECVVEPAQWVQLRHRLLEAYDEERDSLRFYFLGKNWQRRVEQHGSGTAYDPETDALIL from the coding sequence ATGCTGGTACTGGTCAGTTACGACGTCAGTTTCGAGGAGCCGGACGGCAAGCGGCGGTTGCGCAAGATCGCCAAGGTTTGCGAAAATTTCGGGCAACGGGTGCAATATTCCGTGTTCGAATGCGTGGTCGAGCCCGCCCAGTGGGTCCAGTTGCGCCATCGGTTGCTCGAGGCCTACGACGAGGAGCGAGACAGCCTGCGCTTCTACTTTCTGGGCAAGAACTGGCAGCGGCGGGTGGAGCAGCACGGCTCAGGCACCGCCTACGATCCGGAAACGGACGCCCTGATCCTCTAG